A single Vulpes vulpes isolate BD-2025 chromosome 16, VulVul3, whole genome shotgun sequence DNA region contains:
- the SPEGNB gene encoding SPEG neighbor protein yields MSKAAPAKKPAASAPPRGCTLDINDPQVQKAAIRIQASYRGHRSRKELREKGPPRVLEPLKDVVLIEGSAAKLTCRISAFPDPFIRWSKDGKELRDGPKYRYVFEDPDVVALVVRDGELADLGQYSINVTNPFGQCSDSARILVEVPAKIQKGPDNTKARKGATVTLTAEIMGEPAPDVGWTKDGEDIEEDDRVFFEIGSTTTTLTIRRATPEDSGKYEVYVENSLGMDQSFARVDVA; encoded by the exons ATGTCCAAGGCAGCTCCCGCCAAAAAACCAGCGGCTTCGGCCCCGCCTCGGGGATGTACCCTGGATATCAACGACCCCCAGGTCCAGAAAGCGGCCATTCGCATCCAGGCCTCTTACCGGGGCCACAG GTCCCGGAAGGAGCTGCGCGAGAAGGGGCCGCCACGCGTGCTGGAGCCGCTCAAGGACGTGGTGCTGATCGAGGGCAGCGCGGCCAAGCTGACCTGCCGCATTTCGGCTTTCCCCGACCCGTTCATCCGCTGGAGCAAAGACGGCAAGGAGCTGCGCGACGGGCCCAAGTATCGCTACGTCTTCGAGGACCCCGACGTGGTGGCCCTGGTGGTGCGCGACGGCGAGCTGGCCGACCTGGGCCAGTACAGCATCAACGTCACCAACCCCTTCGGCCAGTGCTCGGACTCGGCGCGCATCCTCGTGGAAG TCCCTGCGAAGATTCAAAAGGGACCGGATAACACTAAGGCGCGCAAAGGCGCCACGGTGACGCTGACCGCGGAGATCATGGGCGAGCCTGCGCCGGACGTCGGCTGGACCAAGGACGGGGAGGACATCGAGGAGGATGACAG GGTGTTCTTCGAGATCGGCAGTACCACCACGACGCTGACCATTCGCCGGGCCACGCCCGAGGACAGCGGCAAGTACGAGGTGTACGTGGAGAACAGCCTGGGCATGGACCAGAGCTTTGCTCGCGTGGACGTGGCCTGA